A genomic region of Pseudorca crassidens isolate mPseCra1 chromosome 10, mPseCra1.hap1, whole genome shotgun sequence contains the following coding sequences:
- the PAQR8 gene encoding membrane progestin receptor beta isoform X4, with translation MKETWGWRWLHPRVAMTTAILERLSTLSVSGQHLRRLPKILEDGLPKMPGTVLETDVPQLFREPYIHAGYRPTGHEWRYYFFSLFQKHNEVVNVWTHLLAALAVLLRFWAFVEAEGLPWTSAHALPLLLYVLSSITYLTFSLLAHLLQSKSELSHYTFYFVDYVGVSVYQYGSALVHFFYTSDQAWYEHFWLFFLPAAAFCGWLSCAGCCYAKYRYRRPYPVMRKICQVVPAGLAFILDISPVAHRVVLCHLSGCQEQAVWYHSLQIVFFLVSAYFFSCPVPEKYFPGSCDIVGHGHQIFHAFLSVCTLSQLEAILLDYRGRQEIFLQRHSPLSIYMACLSFFFLVTCSAATAAFLRQKIKARLTKKDS, from the exons atgaaggaaactTGGGGCTGGAGATG GTTGCATCCCCGTGTAGCCATGACGACTGCCATCCTGGAGCGTCTGAGCACCCTGTCCGTGAGTGGACAGCATCTGCGCCGCCTGCCCAAGATTTTGGAGGATGGGCTGCCCAAGATGCCCGGCACCGTCCTGGAGACCGACGTGCCCCAGCTCTTCCGGGAGCCCTACATCCATGCTGGGTACCGCCCCACTGGCCACGAGTGGCGTTACTACTTCTTCAGCCTCTTCCAGAAACACAACGAGGTGGTCAACGTCTGGACCCACTTGCTGGCGGCTCTGGCCGTACTCTTGCGGTTCTGGGCCTTTGTGGAGGCCGAGGGCCTGCCGTGGACCTCTGCCCACGCCCTGCCCCTGCTCCTCTACGTCCTGTCCTCCATCACTTACCTCACCTTCAGCCTCCTGGCCCACCTGCTGCAGTCCAAGTCCGAGCTCTCCCACTACACCTTCTACTTTGTGGACTACGTGGGCGTGAGCGTTTACCAGTACGGCAGTGCCCTGGTCCACTTCTTCTACACCTCCGACCAGGCCTGGTACGAGCACTTCTGGCTTTTCTTCCTGCCCGCAGCCGCCTTCTGTGGCTGGCTATCTTGCGCCGGCTGCTGCTACGCTAAGTACCGGTACCGCAGGCCTTACCCAGTCATGAGGAAGATCTGTCAGGTGGTGCCGGCGGGGCTGGCCTTCATCCTGGACATCAGCCCTGTGGCACATCGCGTGGTTCTGTGCCACCTGTCTGGCTGCCAGGAGCAGGCGGTCTGGTACCACTCCCTGCAGATTGTCTTCTTCCTGGTCAGTGCCTACTTCTTCTCCTGCCCGGTTCCGGAGAAGTACTTCCCGGGTTCCTGTGACATCGTGGGCCACGGGCATCAGATCTTCCACGCCTTTCTGTCTGTCTGCACACTGTCCCAGCTGGAGGCCATCCTCCTAGACTACAGGGGGCGACAGGAGATCTTCCTGCAACGCCACAGCCCCCTGTCCATCTACATGGCCtgcctctccttcttcttcttggtCACCTGCAGTGCAGCCACTGCAGCCTTCTTGAGGCAAAAAATCAAGGCCAGACTGACCAAGAAAGATTCTTGA
- the PAQR8 gene encoding membrane progestin receptor beta isoform X3, protein MKETWGWRWILTIVPCAIQLHPRVAMTTAILERLSTLSVSGQHLRRLPKILEDGLPKMPGTVLETDVPQLFREPYIHAGYRPTGHEWRYYFFSLFQKHNEVVNVWTHLLAALAVLLRFWAFVEAEGLPWTSAHALPLLLYVLSSITYLTFSLLAHLLQSKSELSHYTFYFVDYVGVSVYQYGSALVHFFYTSDQAWYEHFWLFFLPAAAFCGWLSCAGCCYAKYRYRRPYPVMRKICQVVPAGLAFILDISPVAHRVVLCHLSGCQEQAVWYHSLQIVFFLVSAYFFSCPVPEKYFPGSCDIVGHGHQIFHAFLSVCTLSQLEAILLDYRGRQEIFLQRHSPLSIYMACLSFFFLVTCSAATAAFLRQKIKARLTKKDS, encoded by the exons atgaaggaaactTGGGGCTGGAGATG gatattgactatagttccctgtgctataca GTTGCATCCCCGTGTAGCCATGACGACTGCCATCCTGGAGCGTCTGAGCACCCTGTCCGTGAGTGGACAGCATCTGCGCCGCCTGCCCAAGATTTTGGAGGATGGGCTGCCCAAGATGCCCGGCACCGTCCTGGAGACCGACGTGCCCCAGCTCTTCCGGGAGCCCTACATCCATGCTGGGTACCGCCCCACTGGCCACGAGTGGCGTTACTACTTCTTCAGCCTCTTCCAGAAACACAACGAGGTGGTCAACGTCTGGACCCACTTGCTGGCGGCTCTGGCCGTACTCTTGCGGTTCTGGGCCTTTGTGGAGGCCGAGGGCCTGCCGTGGACCTCTGCCCACGCCCTGCCCCTGCTCCTCTACGTCCTGTCCTCCATCACTTACCTCACCTTCAGCCTCCTGGCCCACCTGCTGCAGTCCAAGTCCGAGCTCTCCCACTACACCTTCTACTTTGTGGACTACGTGGGCGTGAGCGTTTACCAGTACGGCAGTGCCCTGGTCCACTTCTTCTACACCTCCGACCAGGCCTGGTACGAGCACTTCTGGCTTTTCTTCCTGCCCGCAGCCGCCTTCTGTGGCTGGCTATCTTGCGCCGGCTGCTGCTACGCTAAGTACCGGTACCGCAGGCCTTACCCAGTCATGAGGAAGATCTGTCAGGTGGTGCCGGCGGGGCTGGCCTTCATCCTGGACATCAGCCCTGTGGCACATCGCGTGGTTCTGTGCCACCTGTCTGGCTGCCAGGAGCAGGCGGTCTGGTACCACTCCCTGCAGATTGTCTTCTTCCTGGTCAGTGCCTACTTCTTCTCCTGCCCGGTTCCGGAGAAGTACTTCCCGGGTTCCTGTGACATCGTGGGCCACGGGCATCAGATCTTCCACGCCTTTCTGTCTGTCTGCACACTGTCCCAGCTGGAGGCCATCCTCCTAGACTACAGGGGGCGACAGGAGATCTTCCTGCAACGCCACAGCCCCCTGTCCATCTACATGGCCtgcctctccttcttcttcttggtCACCTGCAGTGCAGCCACTGCAGCCTTCTTGAGGCAAAAAATCAAGGCCAGACTGACCAAGAAAGATTCTTGA
- the PAQR8 gene encoding membrane progestin receptor beta isoform X2, with protein sequence MGSWQSREGTHSREQDGPPQTGAGWDPAPSELGECWDLGRGDQGGANLADPTRAPQRPVRLWALRHRLTKGRPAGRTGFWLHLVFLSWVRSDFAQGSDEKSLGLKEQLWSEFSNVQMKETWGWRWLHPRVAMTTAILERLSTLSVSGQHLRRLPKILEDGLPKMPGTVLETDVPQLFREPYIHAGYRPTGHEWRYYFFSLFQKHNEVVNVWTHLLAALAVLLRFWAFVEAEGLPWTSAHALPLLLYVLSSITYLTFSLLAHLLQSKSELSHYTFYFVDYVGVSVYQYGSALVHFFYTSDQAWYEHFWLFFLPAAAFCGWLSCAGCCYAKYRYRRPYPVMRKICQVVPAGLAFILDISPVAHRVVLCHLSGCQEQAVWYHSLQIVFFLVSAYFFSCPVPEKYFPGSCDIVGHGHQIFHAFLSVCTLSQLEAILLDYRGRQEIFLQRHSPLSIYMACLSFFFLVTCSAATAAFLRQKIKARLTKKDS encoded by the exons ATGGGGTCATGGCAATCTCGAGAGGGCACGCACTCGAGAGAGCAAGACGGGCCACCCCAGACGGGGGCAGGTTGGGACCCCGCACCAAGCGAGCTCGGGGAGTGTTGGGACCTTGGGCGGGGGGACCAGGGAGGGGCGAACCTCGCTGACCCCACGCGGGCACCGCAGCGCCCTGTGCGTCTGTGGGCCCTCAGGCACAGACTCACAAAAGGGAGACCCGCGGGCCGGACGGGCTTTTGGTTGCACCTCGTATTTCTGAGCTGGGTTAGAAGTGATTTTGCCCAGGGATCCGATGAGAAGAGTCTGGGCTTAAAAGAACAGCTCTGGAGTGAGTTTTCAAATGTACAG atgaaggaaactTGGGGCTGGAGATG GTTGCATCCCCGTGTAGCCATGACGACTGCCATCCTGGAGCGTCTGAGCACCCTGTCCGTGAGTGGACAGCATCTGCGCCGCCTGCCCAAGATTTTGGAGGATGGGCTGCCCAAGATGCCCGGCACCGTCCTGGAGACCGACGTGCCCCAGCTCTTCCGGGAGCCCTACATCCATGCTGGGTACCGCCCCACTGGCCACGAGTGGCGTTACTACTTCTTCAGCCTCTTCCAGAAACACAACGAGGTGGTCAACGTCTGGACCCACTTGCTGGCGGCTCTGGCCGTACTCTTGCGGTTCTGGGCCTTTGTGGAGGCCGAGGGCCTGCCGTGGACCTCTGCCCACGCCCTGCCCCTGCTCCTCTACGTCCTGTCCTCCATCACTTACCTCACCTTCAGCCTCCTGGCCCACCTGCTGCAGTCCAAGTCCGAGCTCTCCCACTACACCTTCTACTTTGTGGACTACGTGGGCGTGAGCGTTTACCAGTACGGCAGTGCCCTGGTCCACTTCTTCTACACCTCCGACCAGGCCTGGTACGAGCACTTCTGGCTTTTCTTCCTGCCCGCAGCCGCCTTCTGTGGCTGGCTATCTTGCGCCGGCTGCTGCTACGCTAAGTACCGGTACCGCAGGCCTTACCCAGTCATGAGGAAGATCTGTCAGGTGGTGCCGGCGGGGCTGGCCTTCATCCTGGACATCAGCCCTGTGGCACATCGCGTGGTTCTGTGCCACCTGTCTGGCTGCCAGGAGCAGGCGGTCTGGTACCACTCCCTGCAGATTGTCTTCTTCCTGGTCAGTGCCTACTTCTTCTCCTGCCCGGTTCCGGAGAAGTACTTCCCGGGTTCCTGTGACATCGTGGGCCACGGGCATCAGATCTTCCACGCCTTTCTGTCTGTCTGCACACTGTCCCAGCTGGAGGCCATCCTCCTAGACTACAGGGGGCGACAGGAGATCTTCCTGCAACGCCACAGCCCCCTGTCCATCTACATGGCCtgcctctccttcttcttcttggtCACCTGCAGTGCAGCCACTGCAGCCTTCTTGAGGCAAAAAATCAAGGCCAGACTGACCAAGAAAGATTCTTGA
- the PAQR8 gene encoding membrane progestin receptor beta isoform X1 has protein sequence MGSWQSREGTHSREQDGPPQTGAGWDPAPSELGECWDLGRGDQGGANLADPTRAPQRPVRLWALRHRLTKGRPAGRTGFWLHLVFLSWVRSDFAQGSDEKSLGLKEQLWSEFSNVQMKETWGWRWILTIVPCAIQLHPRVAMTTAILERLSTLSVSGQHLRRLPKILEDGLPKMPGTVLETDVPQLFREPYIHAGYRPTGHEWRYYFFSLFQKHNEVVNVWTHLLAALAVLLRFWAFVEAEGLPWTSAHALPLLLYVLSSITYLTFSLLAHLLQSKSELSHYTFYFVDYVGVSVYQYGSALVHFFYTSDQAWYEHFWLFFLPAAAFCGWLSCAGCCYAKYRYRRPYPVMRKICQVVPAGLAFILDISPVAHRVVLCHLSGCQEQAVWYHSLQIVFFLVSAYFFSCPVPEKYFPGSCDIVGHGHQIFHAFLSVCTLSQLEAILLDYRGRQEIFLQRHSPLSIYMACLSFFFLVTCSAATAAFLRQKIKARLTKKDS, from the exons ATGGGGTCATGGCAATCTCGAGAGGGCACGCACTCGAGAGAGCAAGACGGGCCACCCCAGACGGGGGCAGGTTGGGACCCCGCACCAAGCGAGCTCGGGGAGTGTTGGGACCTTGGGCGGGGGGACCAGGGAGGGGCGAACCTCGCTGACCCCACGCGGGCACCGCAGCGCCCTGTGCGTCTGTGGGCCCTCAGGCACAGACTCACAAAAGGGAGACCCGCGGGCCGGACGGGCTTTTGGTTGCACCTCGTATTTCTGAGCTGGGTTAGAAGTGATTTTGCCCAGGGATCCGATGAGAAGAGTCTGGGCTTAAAAGAACAGCTCTGGAGTGAGTTTTCAAATGTACAG atgaaggaaactTGGGGCTGGAGATG gatattgactatagttccctgtgctataca GTTGCATCCCCGTGTAGCCATGACGACTGCCATCCTGGAGCGTCTGAGCACCCTGTCCGTGAGTGGACAGCATCTGCGCCGCCTGCCCAAGATTTTGGAGGATGGGCTGCCCAAGATGCCCGGCACCGTCCTGGAGACCGACGTGCCCCAGCTCTTCCGGGAGCCCTACATCCATGCTGGGTACCGCCCCACTGGCCACGAGTGGCGTTACTACTTCTTCAGCCTCTTCCAGAAACACAACGAGGTGGTCAACGTCTGGACCCACTTGCTGGCGGCTCTGGCCGTACTCTTGCGGTTCTGGGCCTTTGTGGAGGCCGAGGGCCTGCCGTGGACCTCTGCCCACGCCCTGCCCCTGCTCCTCTACGTCCTGTCCTCCATCACTTACCTCACCTTCAGCCTCCTGGCCCACCTGCTGCAGTCCAAGTCCGAGCTCTCCCACTACACCTTCTACTTTGTGGACTACGTGGGCGTGAGCGTTTACCAGTACGGCAGTGCCCTGGTCCACTTCTTCTACACCTCCGACCAGGCCTGGTACGAGCACTTCTGGCTTTTCTTCCTGCCCGCAGCCGCCTTCTGTGGCTGGCTATCTTGCGCCGGCTGCTGCTACGCTAAGTACCGGTACCGCAGGCCTTACCCAGTCATGAGGAAGATCTGTCAGGTGGTGCCGGCGGGGCTGGCCTTCATCCTGGACATCAGCCCTGTGGCACATCGCGTGGTTCTGTGCCACCTGTCTGGCTGCCAGGAGCAGGCGGTCTGGTACCACTCCCTGCAGATTGTCTTCTTCCTGGTCAGTGCCTACTTCTTCTCCTGCCCGGTTCCGGAGAAGTACTTCCCGGGTTCCTGTGACATCGTGGGCCACGGGCATCAGATCTTCCACGCCTTTCTGTCTGTCTGCACACTGTCCCAGCTGGAGGCCATCCTCCTAGACTACAGGGGGCGACAGGAGATCTTCCTGCAACGCCACAGCCCCCTGTCCATCTACATGGCCtgcctctccttcttcttcttggtCACCTGCAGTGCAGCCACTGCAGCCTTCTTGAGGCAAAAAATCAAGGCCAGACTGACCAAGAAAGATTCTTGA
- the PAQR8 gene encoding membrane progestin receptor beta isoform X5, translating into MYRLHPRVAMTTAILERLSTLSVSGQHLRRLPKILEDGLPKMPGTVLETDVPQLFREPYIHAGYRPTGHEWRYYFFSLFQKHNEVVNVWTHLLAALAVLLRFWAFVEAEGLPWTSAHALPLLLYVLSSITYLTFSLLAHLLQSKSELSHYTFYFVDYVGVSVYQYGSALVHFFYTSDQAWYEHFWLFFLPAAAFCGWLSCAGCCYAKYRYRRPYPVMRKICQVVPAGLAFILDISPVAHRVVLCHLSGCQEQAVWYHSLQIVFFLVSAYFFSCPVPEKYFPGSCDIVGHGHQIFHAFLSVCTLSQLEAILLDYRGRQEIFLQRHSPLSIYMACLSFFFLVTCSAATAAFLRQKIKARLTKKDS; encoded by the exons ATGTACAG GTTGCATCCCCGTGTAGCCATGACGACTGCCATCCTGGAGCGTCTGAGCACCCTGTCCGTGAGTGGACAGCATCTGCGCCGCCTGCCCAAGATTTTGGAGGATGGGCTGCCCAAGATGCCCGGCACCGTCCTGGAGACCGACGTGCCCCAGCTCTTCCGGGAGCCCTACATCCATGCTGGGTACCGCCCCACTGGCCACGAGTGGCGTTACTACTTCTTCAGCCTCTTCCAGAAACACAACGAGGTGGTCAACGTCTGGACCCACTTGCTGGCGGCTCTGGCCGTACTCTTGCGGTTCTGGGCCTTTGTGGAGGCCGAGGGCCTGCCGTGGACCTCTGCCCACGCCCTGCCCCTGCTCCTCTACGTCCTGTCCTCCATCACTTACCTCACCTTCAGCCTCCTGGCCCACCTGCTGCAGTCCAAGTCCGAGCTCTCCCACTACACCTTCTACTTTGTGGACTACGTGGGCGTGAGCGTTTACCAGTACGGCAGTGCCCTGGTCCACTTCTTCTACACCTCCGACCAGGCCTGGTACGAGCACTTCTGGCTTTTCTTCCTGCCCGCAGCCGCCTTCTGTGGCTGGCTATCTTGCGCCGGCTGCTGCTACGCTAAGTACCGGTACCGCAGGCCTTACCCAGTCATGAGGAAGATCTGTCAGGTGGTGCCGGCGGGGCTGGCCTTCATCCTGGACATCAGCCCTGTGGCACATCGCGTGGTTCTGTGCCACCTGTCTGGCTGCCAGGAGCAGGCGGTCTGGTACCACTCCCTGCAGATTGTCTTCTTCCTGGTCAGTGCCTACTTCTTCTCCTGCCCGGTTCCGGAGAAGTACTTCCCGGGTTCCTGTGACATCGTGGGCCACGGGCATCAGATCTTCCACGCCTTTCTGTCTGTCTGCACACTGTCCCAGCTGGAGGCCATCCTCCTAGACTACAGGGGGCGACAGGAGATCTTCCTGCAACGCCACAGCCCCCTGTCCATCTACATGGCCtgcctctccttcttcttcttggtCACCTGCAGTGCAGCCACTGCAGCCTTCTTGAGGCAAAAAATCAAGGCCAGACTGACCAAGAAAGATTCTTGA
- the PAQR8 gene encoding membrane progestin receptor beta isoform X6 has translation MTTAILERLSTLSVSGQHLRRLPKILEDGLPKMPGTVLETDVPQLFREPYIHAGYRPTGHEWRYYFFSLFQKHNEVVNVWTHLLAALAVLLRFWAFVEAEGLPWTSAHALPLLLYVLSSITYLTFSLLAHLLQSKSELSHYTFYFVDYVGVSVYQYGSALVHFFYTSDQAWYEHFWLFFLPAAAFCGWLSCAGCCYAKYRYRRPYPVMRKICQVVPAGLAFILDISPVAHRVVLCHLSGCQEQAVWYHSLQIVFFLVSAYFFSCPVPEKYFPGSCDIVGHGHQIFHAFLSVCTLSQLEAILLDYRGRQEIFLQRHSPLSIYMACLSFFFLVTCSAATAAFLRQKIKARLTKKDS, from the coding sequence ATGACGACTGCCATCCTGGAGCGTCTGAGCACCCTGTCCGTGAGTGGACAGCATCTGCGCCGCCTGCCCAAGATTTTGGAGGATGGGCTGCCCAAGATGCCCGGCACCGTCCTGGAGACCGACGTGCCCCAGCTCTTCCGGGAGCCCTACATCCATGCTGGGTACCGCCCCACTGGCCACGAGTGGCGTTACTACTTCTTCAGCCTCTTCCAGAAACACAACGAGGTGGTCAACGTCTGGACCCACTTGCTGGCGGCTCTGGCCGTACTCTTGCGGTTCTGGGCCTTTGTGGAGGCCGAGGGCCTGCCGTGGACCTCTGCCCACGCCCTGCCCCTGCTCCTCTACGTCCTGTCCTCCATCACTTACCTCACCTTCAGCCTCCTGGCCCACCTGCTGCAGTCCAAGTCCGAGCTCTCCCACTACACCTTCTACTTTGTGGACTACGTGGGCGTGAGCGTTTACCAGTACGGCAGTGCCCTGGTCCACTTCTTCTACACCTCCGACCAGGCCTGGTACGAGCACTTCTGGCTTTTCTTCCTGCCCGCAGCCGCCTTCTGTGGCTGGCTATCTTGCGCCGGCTGCTGCTACGCTAAGTACCGGTACCGCAGGCCTTACCCAGTCATGAGGAAGATCTGTCAGGTGGTGCCGGCGGGGCTGGCCTTCATCCTGGACATCAGCCCTGTGGCACATCGCGTGGTTCTGTGCCACCTGTCTGGCTGCCAGGAGCAGGCGGTCTGGTACCACTCCCTGCAGATTGTCTTCTTCCTGGTCAGTGCCTACTTCTTCTCCTGCCCGGTTCCGGAGAAGTACTTCCCGGGTTCCTGTGACATCGTGGGCCACGGGCATCAGATCTTCCACGCCTTTCTGTCTGTCTGCACACTGTCCCAGCTGGAGGCCATCCTCCTAGACTACAGGGGGCGACAGGAGATCTTCCTGCAACGCCACAGCCCCCTGTCCATCTACATGGCCtgcctctccttcttcttcttggtCACCTGCAGTGCAGCCACTGCAGCCTTCTTGAGGCAAAAAATCAAGGCCAGACTGACCAAGAAAGATTCTTGA